A genomic region of Thunnus albacares chromosome 2, fThuAlb1.1, whole genome shotgun sequence contains the following coding sequences:
- the elmod3 gene encoding ELMO domain-containing protein 3 → MEEDIDVTSHPEGLNGLSHECKPLEEITNGHSNHKPVMNGLIIGHNVKDNTNGSAPLRSLPISALKQNGLLQTLAAGGDQLKPAEEDVELEKARQEWEALENIQPALTEDSNPTPLISFNEALQYFQTTDLGDLLKNIQPTIRRTGLAAITHFLFGPPRLHRELLEERDLVFAIAQCHVDNSQTVHMRVLQTIYKRLLGSRLDCPRFGTHWENIGFQGTDPATDLRGTGFLGLMHTLYFVMDPETLPLARDIYKLSQHPTQNFPFSVMSINMTRIALQVLREEALSKECNRRQQVVGVLNEFYVATYLHLYQLWKTQQKTIADSGFVLKEVELFAKKNPKQMLRRLEVFLKERRAGGIPRGTSPDPQAQQHSPSLGERRARAGTGQGSKGKEMHFTGVCDLPPDMEGEARLI, encoded by the exons ATGGAAGAAGACATTGATGTCACATCCCACCCTGAG GGCCTGAACGGTTTGTCCCATGAATGTAAACCATTAGAGGAGATCACCAATGGACACTCCAACCATAAGCCT gTCATGAATGGACTGATTATCGGTCATAATGTCAAAGACAACACCAACGGCAGCGCACCGCTCAGATCCCTGCCG ATTTCAGCACTGAAGCAGAATGGTCTTCTGCAGACACTGGCAGCCGGAGGGGACCAGCTGAAGcctgcag AAGAAGATGTAGAGTTGGAAAAGGCCAGACAGGAGTGGGAAGCTCTGGAGAACATCCAACCAG CTCTCACAGAGGACTCAAACCCAACCCCGCTCATCTCCTTCAATGAAGCCCTGCAGTACTTCCAGACCACAGACCTCGGGGACTTGCTA AAGAACATCCAGCCAACCATTCGCAGGACAGGACTCGCTGCAATCACACACTTCCTCTTTGGACCGCCACGACTGCACAGGGAACTCCTGGAGGAGAGGGATCTGGTCTTTGCCATCGCACAGT GCCATGTGGACAACAGCCAGACAGTCCACATGCGTGTTCTCCAGACCATTTATAAGAGGCTGCTTGGCAGCAGGCTGGACTGTCCTCGCTTTGGGACGCACTGGGAAAACATCGGCTTTCAGG GTACAGATCCAGCCACTGACCTCCGTGGCACTGGTTTCCTGGGACTGATGCATACTCTGTACTTTGTGATGGATCCAGAGACTCTACCATTGGCTAGAGACATCTACAAGTTATCACAACACCCTACACAG AACTTTCCATTCAGTGTGATGTCAATCAACATGACCCGCATCGCTCTGCAAGTACTCAGAGAGGAAGCCTTGTCCAA GGAGTGCAATCGTCGTCAGCAAGTGGTCGGTGTGTTGAATGAGTTCTACGTTGCCACGTATCTGCACCTGTACCAACTGTGGAAGACCCAACAGAAGACCATTGCTGACTCTGGCTTTGTACTAAAAG AAGTGGAGCTGTTTGCCAAAAAGAACCCCAAGCAGATGCTGCGCCGACTAGAGGTCTTCCTGAAAGAGAGGCGGGCAGGTGGAATCCCCCGTGGGACGTCGCCAGACCCTCAGGCCCAACAGCACTCTCCTAGCCTGGGCGAACGCAGGGCCAGAGCCGGGACGGGACAGGGAAGCAAGGGAAAGGAGATGCACTTCACAGGAGTGTGTGATCTACCGCCAGACATGGAGGGAGAGGCCAGACTCATCTAA